A region of the Streptomyces durocortorensis genome:
TCGGCCGCGGTCGCCGCTGTCGCCATACTCGGCGGCACCGCGGCCGCGGCCCCGGCGGACCTCGCCGTCCCAGCGCCCGGACCCTACACCGCCACCTCCGCCACCCTCGATGACACCTACTACCAGGACGCCCTCGGCAAGACCGGCGCCGAGCTGAAGACCGCCCTGCACACGATCATCAGCGACCAGACCAAGCTCTCCTACAGCCAGGTGTGGGACGCCCTCAAGGCCACGGACGAGGACCCCGCCAACCCCTCTGCCGTCGTCCTGCTCTACACCGGGCGCTCCCGGTCCAAGAACGACAACGGCGGCAACCCGGGCCAGTGGAACCGGGAGCACGTCTGGGCCAAGTCCCACGGCGGCTTCGGCACCGCAAGGGGTCCGGGGACCGACATCCACCATCTGCGCCCCGAGGACGTCCAGGTCAACTCCATCCGCGGGAACAAGGACTTCGACAACGGCGGCAGCGAACTGGGCTCCGCGCCGGGGAACTTCACCGACGGCGACTCCTTCGAGCCGCGCGACGCGGTCAAGGGCGACGTCGCGCGCATGATCCTGTACATGGCCGTGCGCTACGAGGGCAACGACGCCTTCGCCGACCTCGAACCCAACGACCGGGTGAACAACGGTTCCACGCCGTGGGTGGGCAGGCTGTCCGTCCTGAAGCGGTGGAGCCAGGAGGACCCGCCGGACGCCTTCGAGAAGCGCCGCAACGACGTCATATTCGAGCGGTTCCAGCACAACCGCAACCCGTTCATCGATCACCCCGAGTGGGTTGGAGCCATCTGGTAGTCCCGGGTTCAGCCCTCCCCGGCCAGGGCCCGCGCGCACCCTTCGACCGCCTCCACACGGGTGGCGTAGCGGGGCAGGTCCTGGCCGGTCCCCTGCCGTACGACGTCCGGCGGGCCCAGCAGGTCGCGCGGATCGACGACCGCCGCGCGGCGCCCGTCGGAGGCGAGGCGGGCGAGGCCGGTGTGCAGCATCGCCAGGGCCACCGAGTCGACGGAGGTGACGTCGTGCAGGTCGAGCACCACCGAGCCGCCGTCCGGCCCCGACTCGTCCAGGGCGTACAGCACGCGTTCGGCGGCCGTGAAGTCGATGGACCCCTGGGCGGCGACGACGCCGACCTGTTCGTGCAGGACCCGTTCGCGCTCGGCCGAGGGTGCTGAGGGGAGGTCGTCCGCGGTCGTGACGAGGGTGACGGTGGAACCGGGGAGCGCGGGGTTGAGCATGAGGTGGAGCCCGTAGCGTTCCGACATCGCCTCCAGTGCGGCGTGACCGCGTACCGAACTGCCGGTGGCGTCCAGCGGTGGGCTGTACGTCGCCACCCCGAAGCGGGCCGGGCCCACCGCGATGAGGCCGCCGGACACACCGCTCTTGGCGGGCAGCCCGACGCGCAGCAGCCAGTCGCCGGAGCCGTCGTACATGCCGCAGGTCGCCATGACGGCGAGGACCCGGGCGGCGACCTCGTCGGAGACGACCCTCGTCCGGGTGACCGGGTTCAGCCCTCCGTAGGCGAGCGTCGCGGCCATCGTGGCGAGGTCGAGGGCGGTGACACGGATGGCGCACTGCCGGAAGTAGCGGTCCACCGCCAGCACCGGGTCGACGGGCATGGTGCCGGTGGAACGGATCAGATACGCCAGGGCCCGGTTGCGGTCACCGGTCATGGACTCGGAGGTGAACACCTCTTCGTCGACGTCCAGTTCCCGTCCGGCGAAGCGGCCGAGGCAGTGCAGGATCCGGTCGAAGGCGGGGGCGTCGGGAGCGTCGGGGATCAGGGCGGTGGTGACGATGGCCCCGGCGTTGACCATGGCGTTGGCGGGCCTGCCCGTGCCGGGTTCCAGACTGATGGCGTTGAACGCCTCACCGCTCGGCTCGGCGCCCACCCACCGGCTCACCTCGTCGAGGCCGAGGAGGGACAGGGCGAGAGCGTAGATGAATGGTTTGGAGACGGACTGGAGGGTGAAGGGAGTCTCGGCCTCGCCCGCGCTGTAGCGGTGCCCGTCCATGCTGACCAGGGCCAGTCCGAAGGTGTCCGGGTCGGCGTGGGTCAGCTGGGGGATGTAGTCGGCCGGTTTCCCGTCCCGTACGGCCACGAATTCGGCGTGCAGCCGCTGGAGCGAGTCGGTCACCGCGTCGACGGCGCTCATCTTCGCCGCCCCCTCAGCCGCGCTCGGCCTGGGCGACGCGGGGGAAGGTCTTCACCCCGGCGGCCTCGCGGCTGTTGGCCTGGACGCTGACCGTGCGGTCCGGCGGCGCGTCCTCCACGCCGACGACGACGGTGTCGAGGACCGTGTCCTCGGCATCGACGAACTCCACCTTCACGGCGTAGAACGCGGGCTCGTCGGTGGAGTTGGTGACCCGGACGAGCGCGCTGCGGACCTCCTCGGACGCGGTGAGCGGCAGTCCGTTCACCGAGACGTCACCGGCCGCGTTGCCCCGGCCCTCGACCCCTTCGAGCCGTTGGGCGGCCTCCTGCCGCACGCGTTCGGACTCGGCGGACACGGAGGCGGCGAAGCTCTGCTGGGTGCGCGGGCTCGGGGACTCCGACGGCGATGCGTGCGCCTCGGGCGACTCGGGCGTGAGGGTGTGGACGCCCTGGTTGGTGCCTTGGCTGCTGGTGTCGGAGTCGCAGGCCGCCGCACCGGCGGCGAGAAGGGCGACGGCCACGACGGGGGTCAGGGCGCGCGCGGGGAGGTTCGCTTTCACGGACGGTCCGTCCAATCGAAGGAGAGAGAAGATCGGGAAGGCGTCGGACTGGGGGCGATCGAGCGCGTGCCCCTCACGCCGTCTCGTCGCCGAAGATGTCGCGGAGCTTCGCCTCGCGCTCGGTGTCGAGGTTGCTGTGGAGCAGTTCGGCGCCGCCACCGGGCAGTTGAGCGCCGATCCGGTCGGGCACCTCGTTCATGGTGAGCAGGAACAGCGCCGACGTTCCGGGGGTCACCTTTTCCTTGACCTCGGCGATGAAGTCGTCGTCGATGCCGACGTCGGCCAGCTTTCCGCCGAGCGCCCCGGCGGCCGCACCGATGGCCGCGCCCAGCAGCGGCATGAGGAAGATCAGCCCGAAGAGCATGCCCCAGAAGGTGCCGCTGAGGGCTCCGGCGCCGACAAGGCTGAGCAGCTGCCTCGTCCTGGGCTTGGCCCGGTCGGCGGGCCAGCTGACCACCGCGGCGTCGAGGATCTTGATCAGCCCCTCCTTCTGCAGGGACTTCAGCGCCTCCTCGACGTTCTCCGCGCCCTCGGCCGTCCGGAACTTCCACACCGTGAGCGTGGACATCGCGCGCACCTCCGCAGCCAATGATCACCAACTCGCTCATACTAGGATCAAAAGGTATGAATTGACTCGTCGAAGCATCCGCTTCATACGGGAGCGGGTCGAGCCCTGGGAGGGAACGATGGATACGGACGCCCTGACCGCCGACCTGTTGCGGGAGCTGCGGGCGACCCGGCCCTATCCGGCCCTGTCCCTGACCATGCCGACCCACCGCAAGGCCCCGGACAACGCCCAGGACCCCGTGCGGCTGCGCAACCTGATGGCGGAGGCGGGCCACCGCCTGGAGGCCGACCCGGAGGTCAGCCGCGAGGTCCGGGCCGCGCTCCAGGCCCAGCTGGAGCGGGCCGCGGCCGAGGTGGATCCGCGCGGGGCGCTGGACTCCCTGGTCATCCTGGCCACCACCGAGGAGTACCGGATCTGGCAGCTCCCGCGTGTCGCGCCCGAACGGGTGGTGTTCAGCGACACCTTCCTCACCCGCAATCTCGTCGCGGCCAAGGCCCAGACCCGGCCGTTCCGGGTGCTCACGCTCGCCGCCGACCACGCCACGCTGTGGATCGGCACGGGCGACGGCATCCGGCCGGAGGAGACGGGCGGCTTCCCGCTGACCGCGCCGAAGGAGCCGCCCAACCCGCAGCGCGAGGAGCGGATCGGCGACACCCCGAGCACCTTCACCGACGAGGAGACGCGGAACTTCTTCCGTACGGTCGACGAGAAGCTGCGCGCGGTGCTCGCCGACGATCCGCGGCCGCTGTATCTGATGGGCCTGGCACCGGCCCTCGCCCTCCTGGACGAGGTCGGTGCGGCCTCCGGCTCGGCCGTCGCCCGGGTCGCCAAGGGCGCTCCGGCCGACCTGCCGCCCGCCGAGGTGCTCAGAGAGCTGCGGCCCGCCCTCGCGGAGGGCGCCCGGCAGGCGGCCGCGCAGGTCGACACCCGCCTCGACCACGCCCGCAGCGCCCATACCTTCGCGGGCGGGCTCGACGAGGTGTGGGCCGCCGTCCGGGAGGGCCGGGCTGGTCTGGTGGCGGTCGAGGAGCACTTCCAGGCCACCGCCCGGGTGACCGACGAGCACCTGGAACCGGTGCCCGAGGGGACGACGCAGAGCGCGGACGGGCAGGTCCGTGAGGACGTCGTCGACGAGCTGGTCGAATCCGCGCTGGACGGCGGCGCCGATGTGGTGTTCGTCGAGGACGGCTCGCTGGGCGGCCACGGCCGGATCGCGGCGGCGCTGCGCTACTGAGGACGCCCCCCTGCGCGGCAGGACCTACGGGAGGCGGCGGACCGGCTTGCCGTCGAGGAACGCCCGGATGTCCTCCACGGCCTGGCCGTAGTAGAGCTCGTAGTTCGCGCGGGAGACATAGCCCAGGTGCGGGGTGGCCAGCAGGCGCGGGGCCGTGCGCATCGGGTGGTCGGCCGGGAGGGGTTCGATGTCGAACACGTCGACCCCGGCCCCGGCGATGGCGCCCGCGTGCAGGGCCGCGAGCAGGGCGTCCTGGTCGACGATGGCCGCCCTGGAGCTGTTGATCAGATAGGCGCCGCGGCGCATCAGCGCGAGTTCGGGCGCGCCGATCAGGCCCCGGGTCCGGTCGCTCAGGGCCAGGTGGACGGAGACGAAGTCGCTGGATTCCAGCAGCTCTTCCTTGGAGGCGGCGAGGGCGGCTCCGGCCTCCTCGGCCCGCTCCTTGGTGAGGTTCTGGCTCCAGGCCAGTACGTCCATGCCGAAGGCCCGGCCCACCTGCGCCATCCGCCCGCCGATCTTCCCCAGTCCGAGCAGTCCGAGCCGCCGGCCGTGCAGATCGGCGCCCAGGGTGGACTGCCAGGGGCCGCCCGTGCGGATGGCCTCGCTCTCCGGGACGATCCCGCGGGCCAGGCCGAGGAGCAGGGCCCAGGTGAGTTCGAGCGGCGAGGTGGAGGAGCTCGCCGTGCCGCAGACGACCACGCCGTGCCGTTCGGCGGCCGCGTAGTCGATGACGGTGTTGCGCATGCCGGAGGCGACCAGCAGCCGGAGCCGGGGCAGCCGGGCGAACAGCGCCGCCGGGAACGGCACCCTCTCGCGCAGAGTGACCACGATGTCGAAGTCCGCGAGGGCCGCGGCCTGTTCGTCCTCCGTGGCGAGATGCCCGGTGAAGGTCACGACCTCCACATCGGTGGTGACGGGCGACCAGTCGACGACCGTGGTCGCCACGGACTGGAAGTCTTCTATCACGGCACAGCGCAGCTTCATGGCAGGCTCTCTCCGTCGGGGCGGGTGTCGCCGTCCATGATCGCCCATCAGACCGAGCCGGGGGTCAGCCGCCGTCCCACCGCCACTCCACGACCTCGGGAAGATCCGTGCCGTGCTCGCGGATCCAGGCGTGGTGGCGGGTGCGCACGTCCGCCATCGCCTGGCGTACGGCGACGGCGCGCACGCCCAGTCCCGGCACGCGGTCGATGACGTCCATGACCAGCCGGTAGCGGTCGAGGTCGTTGCGTACGACCATGTCGAACGGCGTGGTCGTGGTGCCTTCCTCCTTGTAGCCGCGCACATGCAGGTTGGGGTGGCCCGCCCGGCGGTAGGCGAGCCGGTGGATCAGCCAGGGGTAGCCGTGGTACGCGAAGATCACCGGCTTCTCGCGGGTGAACAGGGCGTCGTACTCGGCGTCCGGCATGCCGTGCGGATGCTCCTCGTGCGGCATCATCCGGGCGATGTCGACCACGTTGACCACGCGTACGGCCAGTTCGGGCAGATGACGGCGGAGCAGGCCTGCCGCGGCCAGTGTCTCCTGGGTGGGCACGTCTCCCGCGCAGGCGAGGACGACGTCAGGCTCCCGCCCGCCGTGCTCGGTCCCGGCCCACTCCCAGACCCCGGCCCCCCGGGCGCAGTGGGCGCGGGCCTCCTCCAGGGTCAGCCAGTCGAACGTGGGCTGTTTCCCGGCCACGACGACGTTGACGTAGTCCCGGCTGCGCAGGACGTGGTCGGTGACGGAGAGCAGGGTGTTGGTGTCCGGCGGGAGGTAGACGCGGACGACCGCGGAGCTCTTGTTCAGGATGTGGTCGACGAAGCCGGGGTCCTGGTGCGAGAAGCCGTTGTGGTCCTGGCGCCAGACGTGCGAGGTCAGCAGGTAGTTGAGCGAGGCGATGGGCCTGCGCCAGGGCAGTCGGCGCGAGGTGCGCAGCCATTTGATGTGCTGGTTGACCATGGAGTCGACGATGTGGGCGAACGCCTCGTAGCTGGAGAAGAGACCGTGCCGTCCGGTGAGCAGATAGCCCTCCAGCCACCCCTGGCAGAGGTGTTCGGACAGCACCTCCATCACCCGGCCGTCGCGGGCGAGGTGTTCGTCGGTGGGCAGGGTGGATGCCTGCCAGGCCTTGCCGGTCGCGTGGTAGAGGGCGTCCAGCCGGTTGGAGGCGGTCTCGTCGGGGCCGACGACCCGGAAGTCCCTGCGCCCCTCGGTGGCGGCCATGACGCTCTCCAGGAGACCGCCGAGCA
Encoded here:
- a CDS encoding baeRF3 domain-containing protein yields the protein MDTDALTADLLRELRATRPYPALSLTMPTHRKAPDNAQDPVRLRNLMAEAGHRLEADPEVSREVRAALQAQLERAAAEVDPRGALDSLVILATTEEYRIWQLPRVAPERVVFSDTFLTRNLVAAKAQTRPFRVLTLAADHATLWIGTGDGIRPEETGGFPLTAPKEPPNPQREERIGDTPSTFTDEETRNFFRTVDEKLRAVLADDPRPLYLMGLAPALALLDEVGAASGSAVARVAKGAPADLPPAEVLRELRPALAEGARQAAAQVDTRLDHARSAHTFAGGLDEVWAAVREGRAGLVAVEEHFQATARVTDEHLEPVPEGTTQSADGQVREDVVDELVESALDGGADVVFVEDGSLGGHGRIAAALRY
- a CDS encoding D-2-hydroxyacid dehydrogenase family protein, whose amino-acid sequence is MKLRCAVIEDFQSVATTVVDWSPVTTDVEVVTFTGHLATEDEQAAALADFDIVVTLRERVPFPAALFARLPRLRLLVASGMRNTVIDYAAAERHGVVVCGTASSSTSPLELTWALLLGLARGIVPESEAIRTGGPWQSTLGADLHGRRLGLLGLGKIGGRMAQVGRAFGMDVLAWSQNLTKERAEEAGAALAASKEELLESSDFVSVHLALSDRTRGLIGAPELALMRRGAYLINSSRAAIVDQDALLAALHAGAIAGAGVDVFDIEPLPADHPMRTAPRLLATPHLGYVSRANYELYYGQAVEDIRAFLDGKPVRRLP
- a CDS encoding endonuclease I family protein encodes the protein MSRRHSLYARPLSAAVAAVAILGGTAAAAPADLAVPAPGPYTATSATLDDTYYQDALGKTGAELKTALHTIISDQTKLSYSQVWDALKATDEDPANPSAVVLLYTGRSRSKNDNGGNPGQWNREHVWAKSHGGFGTARGPGTDIHHLRPEDVQVNSIRGNKDFDNGGSELGSAPGNFTDGDSFEPRDAVKGDVARMILYMAVRYEGNDAFADLEPNDRVNNGSTPWVGRLSVLKRWSQEDPPDAFEKRRNDVIFERFQHNRNPFIDHPEWVGAIW
- a CDS encoding DUF1269 domain-containing protein, encoding MSTLTVWKFRTAEGAENVEEALKSLQKEGLIKILDAAVVSWPADRAKPRTRQLLSLVGAGALSGTFWGMLFGLIFLMPLLGAAIGAAAGALGGKLADVGIDDDFIAEVKEKVTPGTSALFLLTMNEVPDRIGAQLPGGGAELLHSNLDTEREAKLRDIFGDETA
- the glsA gene encoding glutaminase A; this encodes MSAVDAVTDSLQRLHAEFVAVRDGKPADYIPQLTHADPDTFGLALVSMDGHRYSAGEAETPFTLQSVSKPFIYALALSLLGLDEVSRWVGAEPSGEAFNAISLEPGTGRPANAMVNAGAIVTTALIPDAPDAPAFDRILHCLGRFAGRELDVDEEVFTSESMTGDRNRALAYLIRSTGTMPVDPVLAVDRYFRQCAIRVTALDLATMAATLAYGGLNPVTRTRVVSDEVAARVLAVMATCGMYDGSGDWLLRVGLPAKSGVSGGLIAVGPARFGVATYSPPLDATGSSVRGHAALEAMSERYGLHLMLNPALPGSTVTLVTTADDLPSAPSAERERVLHEQVGVVAAQGSIDFTAAERVLYALDESGPDGGSVVLDLHDVTSVDSVALAMLHTGLARLASDGRRAAVVDPRDLLGPPDVVRQGTGQDLPRYATRVEAVEGCARALAGEG